A genome region from Bradyrhizobium commune includes the following:
- a CDS encoding GntR family transcriptional regulator, whose product MARRKRALQVVRAEDDSGGGKPSRRNRLNFFELAYQKIEELLVHCELKPGQFMTMLELQQITGFGRTPVHHAVNRLSADTLIIIRPRHGLHIAPIDLARERMLLALRRDMERFVIRLAADRASLSHRNQALHIERLLRERRASLTLDEFNSLDRRIDALVLEAAGEPFLVHTLRPLHTLYRRIGYIHHRFMPGQTDLSGTIDHHLAILSAVAGRHVEAAVKASDALIDYMDQMFTGMEAGIDPRLLDCSIEPLLGA is encoded by the coding sequence ATGGCACGGCGCAAACGCGCGCTCCAGGTGGTGAGAGCGGAGGACGACAGCGGCGGGGGCAAGCCCTCGCGGCGCAACCGTCTCAACTTCTTCGAGCTGGCCTATCAAAAGATCGAGGAGCTGCTCGTTCACTGCGAGCTGAAGCCCGGCCAGTTCATGACCATGCTGGAATTGCAGCAGATCACCGGCTTCGGCCGCACGCCGGTACACCACGCCGTCAACCGTCTTTCCGCCGACACGCTCATCATCATCCGCCCGCGCCACGGCCTGCACATCGCGCCGATCGATCTCGCGCGTGAGCGCATGCTGCTGGCCTTGCGCCGCGACATGGAGCGCTTCGTGATCCGTCTTGCGGCCGATCGCGCCAGCCTCTCGCATCGTAATCAGGCGCTGCACATCGAACGCTTGCTGCGCGAGCGCCGCGCCAGCCTGACGCTCGACGAATTCAACAGCCTCGACCGCCGCATCGACGCGCTGGTGCTGGAGGCGGCGGGCGAGCCGTTCCTGGTGCATACGCTGCGGCCGCTGCACACGCTGTATCGCCGCATCGGCTACATCCACCACCGCTTCATGCCGGGACAGACCGATTTGTCAGGCACGATCGATCACCACCTCGCCATTCTCAGCGCCGTTGCCGGCCGCCATGTCGAGGCCGCCGTGAAGGCGAGCGATGCGCTGATCGACTACATGGACCAGATGTTCACGGGCATGGAGGCGGGGATCGACCCGCGCCTGCTCGATTGCAGCATCGAGCCGCTACTTGGCGCTTAA
- a CDS encoding MFS transporter — MSTMAMPQPTASEAAVRYLITNYSPKGNKVGWLMMASILVEAWDLYSIAFVLIFIREQYNPDPLMLGLAAAGTQGGALIGALLGGWLSDKIGRRVMFLITMVMFIVLALAQAFVPSVGWLVVIRFLLGVPLGSDISTGYTYIMESMAKGEREVMGNRWQFMFAVGEVLTIGVIVIFLLLDIQHEMLWRVTLGLGAVPALIILIMRHDVPETAVWLVQKGRFREAKQVAREMFNDDLAMLPDQDVVMPKVSTRDFIADLRKDPIRWRATIYGWIACFAQGSEFSTFAFYLPVLFVMVGVSSVLGNNLVTMALFCFAAVSGWVGPLLTPKIGHRGIAIAGFSIVLCALLVAAFALYTDNKMLLPFAAAAMLWGHYWDASNCMTIPTMVAKPKYRGTASGFAYMFVKLPSFLAIFLFPSLFAAIGQAGATLFVAIFPLVGLLAAIFILPEVYGYEND, encoded by the coding sequence ATGTCAACGATGGCGATGCCACAACCGACCGCGAGCGAAGCCGCGGTCCGTTACCTCATTACGAACTACAGTCCCAAGGGCAACAAGGTCGGCTGGCTGATGATGGCCTCGATCCTGGTCGAGGCCTGGGATCTCTATTCGATCGCCTTCGTGCTGATCTTCATCCGCGAGCAGTACAATCCCGATCCGCTGATGCTCGGCCTTGCCGCAGCCGGCACGCAAGGCGGCGCGCTGATCGGTGCGCTGCTCGGCGGCTGGCTCTCCGACAAGATCGGACGGCGCGTGATGTTCCTGATCACGATGGTGATGTTCATCGTTCTCGCGCTGGCGCAGGCCTTCGTGCCGAGCGTCGGCTGGCTCGTCGTGATCCGTTTCCTGCTCGGCGTTCCGCTCGGCTCCGACATCTCGACCGGCTACACCTACATCATGGAATCCATGGCCAAGGGCGAGCGCGAGGTCATGGGCAACCGCTGGCAGTTCATGTTCGCTGTCGGCGAAGTCCTGACCATCGGCGTCATCGTGATCTTCCTGCTGCTCGACATCCAGCACGAGATGCTGTGGCGCGTGACGCTCGGCCTCGGCGCGGTGCCGGCGCTGATCATCCTGATCATGCGCCACGACGTGCCGGAGACGGCGGTGTGGCTGGTCCAGAAGGGGCGTTTCCGCGAGGCCAAGCAGGTCGCGCGCGAGATGTTCAACGACGATCTCGCCATGCTGCCGGACCAGGACGTGGTGATGCCGAAGGTCTCGACCCGCGACTTCATCGCCGACCTCAGGAAGGACCCGATCCGCTGGCGCGCCACGATCTACGGCTGGATCGCCTGCTTCGCCCAGGGCAGCGAGTTCTCGACCTTCGCGTTCTACCTGCCGGTGCTGTTCGTGATGGTCGGCGTGTCGAGCGTGCTCGGCAACAACCTGGTGACCATGGCGCTGTTCTGCTTCGCCGCCGTGTCGGGCTGGGTCGGCCCGCTGCTGACGCCGAAGATCGGCCATCGCGGCATCGCCATTGCCGGCTTCTCGATCGTGCTGTGCGCGCTGTTGGTCGCGGCCTTCGCGCTCTATACCGACAACAAGATGCTGCTGCCGTTCGCGGCCGCCGCCATGCTGTGGGGCCATTATTGGGATGCGTCGAACTGCATGACGATCCCGACCATGGTCGCCAAGCCGAAGTACCGCGGCACCGCCAGCGGCTTCGCCTACATGTTCGTGAAGCTGCCGTCGTTCCTGGCGATCTTCCTGTTCCCGTCGTTGTTCGCGGCGATCGGGCAGGCCGGCGCCACGCTGTTCGTCGCGATCTTCCCGCTGGTCGGATTGCTCGCCGCGATCTTTATCCTGCCGGAAGTCTACGGCTACGAGAACGACTAA
- a CDS encoding EamA family transporter, which translates to MKPALLSAWQTWALLSACFAALTAIFAKVGVENINPDLATFIRTIVVLLAFSVLLFFTGQFTVPSTVSSKTWLFLVLSGLATGASWLCYFRALKLGPATLVAPIDKLSVVLVALFAFAFLGERPSAQGWLGIAMIGAGAVLLAVKF; encoded by the coding sequence ATGAAACCCGCCCTCCTCTCCGCCTGGCAAACCTGGGCGCTGCTCTCCGCCTGTTTTGCCGCGCTGACCGCGATCTTTGCCAAGGTCGGCGTCGAGAACATCAATCCGGACCTGGCGACGTTCATCCGCACCATCGTGGTGCTGCTCGCCTTCTCGGTGCTGTTGTTCTTCACCGGCCAGTTCACGGTCCCATCGACGGTCTCATCGAAGACATGGTTGTTCCTGGTGCTGTCGGGGCTTGCGACCGGCGCGTCCTGGCTGTGCTATTTCCGCGCGCTCAAGCTCGGTCCGGCGACGCTGGTGGCTCCGATCGACAAGCTCAGCGTCGTGCTGGTGGCCCTGTTCGCCTTCGCCTTTCTCGGTGAACGGCCGAGCGCCCAAGGCTGGCTCGGCATCGCCATGATCGGCGCCGGCGCAGTGCTGCTCGCCGTGAAGTTTTAA
- a CDS encoding acetyl-CoA carboxylase biotin carboxylase subunit produces the protein MFKRILIANRGEIACRVIKTARRMGIQTVAVYSEADRDALHVEMADEAVLIGPPAAAESYLVIDKIVEACRKTGAEAVHPGYGFLSEREAFPRALEAAGIVFIGPNPGAIAAMGDKIESKKAAAKAKVSTVPGYLGVIEDDKHAVRIADEIGYPVMIKASAGGGGKGMRIAHSKAEVAEGFNLAKAEAKASFGDDRVFVEKFIVDPRHIEIQVLGDKHGNVIYLGERECSIQRRNQKVIEEAPSPLLDEATRRKMGEQAVALAKAVNYDSAGTVEFVAGQDKSFFFLEMNTRLQVEHPVTELVTGIDLVEQMIRVAAGEKLKLTQKDVTLTGWAVESRLYAEDPFRNFLPSIGRLVKYRPPAEASHDGITVRNDTGVQEGGEISIYYDPMIAKLVTHAPSRAAAIEAQATALDAFYVDGIRHNIPFLSALMNHPRWRQGNLSTGFIAEEFPKGFTPRAPEGEVARRIAAVGAAIDHVLGARKRQISGQLGGRVVQRERRRAVWLDRQEILLEVAREGEAIAVSFVNADGKLGKAHLLQSPWKPGDPVWQGTIDSQFIAVQARPIANGIRLAHQGVEVPVYVWTEAEAASARLMPVTTASDTGKKLLCPMPGLVVSIAVTEGQEIKAGETLAVVEAMKMQNVLRAEQDGTVKKIHASAGATLAVDALILEFA, from the coding sequence ATGTTCAAACGCATCCTGATCGCCAATCGCGGCGAAATCGCCTGCCGGGTCATCAAGACCGCTCGCCGCATGGGAATTCAGACGGTTGCGGTCTATTCCGAGGCCGACCGCGACGCCCTCCATGTCGAGATGGCCGACGAGGCCGTGTTGATCGGCCCCCCCGCCGCGGCCGAGAGCTACCTGGTGATCGACAAGATCGTGGAGGCCTGCCGCAAGACCGGTGCCGAGGCGGTTCACCCCGGTTACGGCTTCCTGTCCGAGCGCGAGGCGTTTCCGCGGGCGCTGGAAGCCGCCGGCATCGTCTTTATCGGCCCCAACCCAGGCGCGATCGCCGCGATGGGCGACAAGATCGAATCCAAGAAGGCGGCTGCGAAAGCCAAGGTCTCGACCGTGCCCGGCTATCTCGGCGTCATCGAGGACGACAAGCACGCGGTCCGCATTGCCGACGAGATCGGCTATCCCGTGATGATCAAGGCCTCTGCCGGCGGCGGCGGCAAGGGCATGCGCATCGCGCATTCGAAGGCAGAGGTTGCAGAAGGCTTCAACCTCGCCAAGGCCGAGGCCAAGGCCTCGTTCGGCGACGACCGCGTCTTCGTCGAAAAGTTCATCGTCGATCCCCGCCACATCGAGATCCAGGTGCTCGGCGACAAGCATGGCAACGTGATCTATCTCGGCGAGCGCGAATGCTCGATCCAGCGCCGCAACCAGAAGGTCATCGAGGAAGCGCCGTCGCCGCTGCTCGACGAGGCCACCCGCCGCAAGATGGGCGAGCAGGCGGTCGCGCTGGCCAAGGCCGTGAATTATGATTCCGCCGGCACCGTCGAATTCGTCGCGGGGCAAGACAAGAGCTTCTTCTTCCTGGAGATGAACACGCGCCTTCAGGTCGAGCATCCCGTCACCGAGCTCGTCACCGGCATCGACCTTGTCGAGCAGATGATCCGGGTGGCCGCCGGCGAGAAGCTCAAGCTTACGCAGAAGGACGTCACGCTCACCGGCTGGGCGGTGGAATCGCGCCTCTATGCGGAAGATCCCTTCCGCAACTTCCTGCCCTCGATCGGGCGGCTGGTCAAATACCGTCCGCCGGCCGAAGCCAGCCATGACGGCATCACCGTGCGCAACGACACCGGCGTGCAGGAGGGCGGCGAGATCTCGATCTATTACGATCCGATGATCGCAAAGCTCGTCACCCACGCGCCGTCGCGCGCGGCCGCGATCGAGGCACAGGCGACTGCGCTCGACGCCTTCTATGTCGACGGCATCCGCCACAACATCCCGTTCCTGTCGGCGCTGATGAACCATCCGCGCTGGCGCCAGGGCAATCTGTCGACCGGCTTCATCGCCGAGGAGTTCCCCAAGGGCTTTACGCCGCGCGCGCCGGAAGGCGAGGTCGCGCGGCGGATCGCCGCCGTCGGCGCCGCCATCGATCACGTGCTCGGCGCGCGCAAGCGGCAGATTTCGGGCCAGTTGGGGGGACGCGTCGTGCAGCGCGAGCGCCGCCGCGCGGTGTGGCTCGATCGCCAGGAGATTTTGCTCGAGGTCGCTCGCGAGGGCGAGGCGATCGCGGTGAGCTTCGTCAATGCCGATGGCAAACTGGGCAAAGCGCATCTGTTGCAGTCGCCCTGGAAGCCGGGCGACCCAGTCTGGCAGGGCACCATCGACAGCCAGTTCATCGCGGTGCAGGCCCGGCCGATCGCGAACGGCATCCGCCTTGCGCATCAGGGCGTCGAGGTGCCGGTCTATGTCTGGACCGAGGCGGAGGCCGCATCCGCCCGGCTGATGCCGGTGACCACGGCCTCCGACACCGGCAAGAAGCTGCTTTGTCCAATGCCCGGTCTCGTGGTCTCGATCGCGGTGACCGAAGGGCAGGAGATCAAGGCCGGCGAGACGCTGGCCGTGGTCGAAGCCATGAAGATGCAGAACGTGCTCCGCGCCGAGCAGGACGGCACGGTGAAGAAGATCCACGCCAGCGCCGGCGCGACGCTTGCCGTGGACGCGCTGATTTTGGAGTTTGCGTAA
- a CDS encoding zinc-binding metallopeptidase family protein: MKLFVCQSCGNVLYFENRGCERCGHRVAFLPERETMSAIEPDAEADDHSWATLIDKGKGRMLCRNAEYDACNWLTDVGDVTGYCCACRHNGIVPDLSDPAQLAGWRELEVAKHRLFYSLIRWKLPLQTRQENPEHGLIFNFLADDPNSGQKIMTGHDNGLITIALTEADDIERERRRLEMGEPYRTLLGHFRHEVGHYFWDVLVRGGGKLEECRAVFGDDSTDYGQALQRHYAEGAPPDWQQNYVSAYATTHPWEDFAETWAHYLHIVDALEMASEFGMEVRPKVDRDGELTARIRFNPYQAKDVEVLVNAWLPFTFAMNSVNRAMGLRDLYPFILSSAVVTKLGFIHGLVRGVVKDMTAAGKP, from the coding sequence TTGAAGCTGTTTGTCTGCCAATCCTGCGGCAACGTCCTCTATTTCGAGAATCGCGGCTGCGAACGCTGCGGTCACCGTGTCGCCTTTCTGCCCGAGCGGGAGACGATGTCGGCGATCGAGCCGGACGCCGAGGCTGATGATCACTCGTGGGCCACACTGATCGACAAGGGCAAGGGGCGGATGCTGTGCCGCAATGCCGAGTACGATGCCTGCAACTGGCTGACGGATGTTGGCGATGTCACCGGCTATTGCTGCGCCTGCCGCCATAACGGCATCGTGCCGGACCTGTCCGATCCCGCTCAGCTTGCCGGCTGGCGCGAGCTGGAAGTGGCAAAGCACCGGCTGTTCTATTCCCTGATCCGATGGAAGCTGCCGCTCCAGACCCGGCAGGAGAACCCAGAGCATGGGCTGATCTTCAATTTTCTCGCCGACGATCCGAACAGCGGGCAAAAGATCATGACCGGCCACGACAACGGCCTGATCACGATCGCGCTCACGGAGGCCGACGACATCGAGCGCGAACGGCGCAGGCTGGAGATGGGCGAGCCGTATCGCACGCTGCTCGGGCATTTCCGCCACGAGGTCGGACACTATTTCTGGGACGTGCTGGTGCGCGGCGGCGGCAAGCTGGAGGAATGCCGCGCCGTGTTCGGTGACGATTCGACCGATTACGGCCAGGCCTTGCAGCGCCACTACGCAGAGGGCGCGCCGCCAGACTGGCAGCAGAACTACGTGTCCGCCTATGCGACCACACATCCCTGGGAAGACTTCGCCGAAACCTGGGCGCACTATCTCCACATCGTCGACGCGCTGGAGATGGCCTCGGAGTTCGGCATGGAGGTGCGGCCGAAGGTCGATCGCGACGGCGAGTTGACGGCGCGTATCCGTTTCAACCCTTACCAGGCCAAGGACGTCGAAGTGCTCGTCAACGCATGGCTGCCCTTCACCTTCGCCATGAACAGCGTCAACCGGGCCATGGGCCTGCGCGACCTCTATCCCTTCATCCTGTCGTCCGCGGTGGTGACGAAACTGGGCTTCATTCACGGCCTGGTCCGGGGCGTGGTCAAGGACATGACCGCGGCCGGGAAGCCCTAA
- a CDS encoding arsenic transporter, protein MPHDAIWAWSIIVAATAGVIFRPLRLPEAIWAVIGAAALVLLGFLPWQDALTGIEKGVDVYLFLIGMMLIAELARLEGLFDYLAALAVEYAGGSPQRLFLLIYLVGTVVTVLLSNDATAIVLTPAVYAATRAAGAKPLPYLFVCAFIANAASFVLPISNPANLVVFGARMPQLTEWLRLFALPSIASILLTYIVLRLAQHRALKDESIARSVPHPRLGRGGKLTAAGIVAIGVVLVTASALDKPLGLPTFICGVATATIVLLISRQSPLPVLRGVSWSVLPLVGGLFVMVEALAKTGVIGQLSALLHEAVAQSIPKAAWSVGIATGVATNIANNLPVGLVAGSVAASDHLPAPVVSALLIGVDLGPNLSVTGSLATILWLVALRREKIEVGAWPFLKLGMLVTPPALIAALAAAIR, encoded by the coding sequence GTGCCGCATGACGCCATCTGGGCCTGGAGCATTATCGTTGCCGCGACCGCGGGCGTCATCTTCCGGCCCCTCCGCCTGCCGGAGGCGATTTGGGCCGTCATCGGCGCTGCAGCCCTCGTGCTGCTCGGCTTCCTGCCCTGGCAGGATGCGCTCACCGGCATCGAGAAAGGCGTCGATGTCTATCTCTTCCTGATCGGCATGATGCTGATCGCCGAGCTCGCGCGGCTCGAAGGTCTGTTCGACTATCTCGCCGCGCTCGCGGTCGAATATGCCGGCGGCTCACCGCAGCGGCTGTTTCTGCTGATCTATCTCGTCGGCACGGTGGTGACGGTGCTGCTCTCCAACGACGCCACCGCGATCGTGCTGACGCCCGCCGTCTACGCCGCGACGCGCGCGGCAGGAGCAAAACCGCTGCCTTATCTGTTCGTCTGCGCCTTCATTGCGAACGCCGCAAGCTTCGTGCTGCCGATCTCCAATCCCGCCAATCTCGTCGTGTTCGGCGCGCGCATGCCGCAGCTCACCGAATGGCTGCGCCTGTTTGCGCTGCCCTCGATAGCCTCGATCCTGCTCACCTACATCGTGCTGCGTCTGGCCCAGCACCGCGCTCTGAAGGACGAGAGCATCGCACGCAGCGTTCCGCATCCAAGACTCGGCCGCGGCGGCAAGCTGACGGCCGCCGGCATCGTCGCGATCGGCGTCGTGCTGGTCACCGCGTCCGCACTCGACAAGCCGTTGGGCTTGCCGACTTTCATCTGCGGCGTGGCGACGGCGACAATCGTGCTGCTGATCAGCCGGCAATCGCCGCTGCCCGTGCTGCGCGGCGTGTCCTGGAGCGTGCTGCCGCTGGTCGGCGGGCTCTTCGTAATGGTGGAAGCGCTGGCGAAGACCGGCGTGATCGGGCAGCTCAGCGCCTTGTTGCATGAGGCGGTGGCGCAATCGATCCCGAAGGCGGCCTGGAGCGTCGGTATTGCGACGGGGGTCGCCACCAACATCGCCAACAATCTTCCGGTCGGCCTCGTCGCGGGCTCGGTCGCCGCCAGCGACCACCTGCCCGCCCCCGTCGTCAGCGCCCTTTTGATCGGCGTCGATCTCGGACCCAATCTGTCGGTGACCGGTTCCCTCGCCACTATCCTGTGGCTGGTCGCCCTGCGGCGGGAAAAGATCGAGGTCGGCGCCTGGCCATTCCTGAAACTTGGAATGCTTGTGACGCCGCCCGCCCTGATCGCGGCCTTGGCGGCCGCGATCAGGTAA
- a CDS encoding hybrid sensor histidine kinase/response regulator codes for MTTADALNDPLPETIAAERLRQHLEDIARERDNAHRALQEREAELARIQRIAGVGGLEVDFRDGVKTRRTPEYLLIHGLPPEAANETYEDWVGRIHPEDRERTISHLFDTLKGASEGYFDRYRIIRPNDREVRWIRVVGRIERDASGRAVRLVGADLDVTDQMLAQATLRESEERFRLIADSAPVPIWVTKLDRKRSFANQAYVDFVGLPYDQAIDFDWRKVLHPDDLPHVLQQSVQGEASLKPFVLEARYKNAAGEWRWLRSESQPRWDPNGKHIGFIGVAHDITVAKQAEIELRRLNETLEERITERTAELEANEARLRAILGTSNQYQGLVNLKGDLLYANKTALDGIKASSSEVIGKPFWDTPWFTGTQGMSAAVREAFDEVLKGEAVRMEMRLRLPVGERDFEFGMRPVLDRHGNITGAVPEAVDITERRRGEEALRQSQKMEAIGQLTGGVAHDFNNLLTIIRSATDFLRRRELPEERRRRYVDAISDTVERASKLTAQLLAFARRQPLKPQIFNVGSQVEGVAQLVRPLVGGRIEIAVEIGDADCFTVADIAQFETALINLAINARDAMDGEGRLTIAVRKVQGIPSLRAQSARGGDYVAISVADTGSGIAPENIDAIFEPFFTTKEVGKGTGLGLSQAFGFAKQSEGDIAVTSTPGKGATFTIYLPQAQSPAADKQAAALTSEAATTGRGYRVLVVEDNDDVGQFSTELLEDLGYVVRRVANANAALAILGENEFAVDLVFSDVIMPGMNGVELAGIIRERYPGLPVVLTSGYSNVLAENAHRGFELIQKPYSVESLSRILRKAITEKLSMAR; via the coding sequence ATCACAACGGCCGATGCCTTGAACGATCCCTTGCCCGAGACCATTGCCGCCGAGAGGCTGCGCCAGCACCTCGAAGACATCGCGCGCGAGCGCGACAACGCCCATCGCGCCCTCCAGGAGCGCGAGGCGGAGCTCGCGCGCATCCAGCGCATTGCTGGCGTCGGCGGTCTCGAGGTCGACTTCAGGGACGGCGTAAAGACACGACGCACGCCCGAATACCTCCTGATCCACGGCCTGCCGCCTGAGGCCGCCAATGAGACCTACGAAGACTGGGTCGGCCGCATCCATCCCGAAGATCGTGAACGAACGATCAGCCATCTCTTCGATACGCTGAAGGGCGCGAGCGAAGGTTATTTCGATCGCTACCGCATCATCCGTCCCAACGACCGCGAGGTCCGCTGGATCCGCGTCGTTGGAAGGATCGAGCGCGACGCCAGCGGCCGCGCGGTCCGTCTGGTCGGCGCCGACCTCGACGTCACCGACCAGATGCTGGCACAGGCGACCTTGCGGGAAAGCGAGGAGCGCTTTCGGTTGATCGCCGACAGCGCGCCGGTGCCGATCTGGGTGACCAAGCTGGACCGCAAGCGCTCCTTCGCCAACCAGGCCTATGTCGATTTCGTCGGCCTTCCCTACGACCAGGCCATCGATTTCGACTGGCGCAAGGTGCTGCATCCGGACGACCTGCCGCATGTGCTGCAACAATCGGTCCAGGGCGAAGCATCGCTCAAGCCCTTCGTGCTGGAAGCGCGCTACAAGAACGCCGCCGGCGAATGGCGCTGGCTGCGCTCGGAATCGCAGCCGCGCTGGGACCCGAACGGCAAGCATATCGGCTTCATCGGCGTCGCTCACGACATCACGGTTGCCAAACAGGCCGAGATCGAGCTCCGGCGGCTCAACGAGACCCTGGAGGAGCGCATTACCGAGCGCACCGCCGAGCTCGAAGCCAACGAGGCGCGGCTGCGCGCGATCCTCGGGACCAGCAACCAGTATCAGGGCCTGGTCAACCTCAAGGGCGACCTGCTCTATGCCAACAAGACCGCGCTCGACGGCATCAAGGCGAGCTCGTCGGAGGTGATCGGCAAGCCGTTCTGGGACACGCCCTGGTTCACCGGCACCCAAGGCATGAGCGCCGCCGTGCGCGAGGCGTTCGACGAGGTGCTGAAGGGCGAAGCGGTGCGGATGGAGATGCGGTTGCGGCTCCCCGTCGGTGAGCGCGATTTCGAATTCGGCATGCGTCCCGTGCTCGACCGCCATGGCAACATCACCGGCGCCGTGCCCGAAGCCGTCGACATCACCGAGCGCCGCCGCGGCGAGGAAGCGCTGCGGCAATCGCAGAAGATGGAGGCGATCGGCCAGCTCACCGGCGGCGTGGCGCACGATTTCAACAACCTCCTGACCATCATCCGCTCGGCGACCGACTTCCTGCGCCGGCGCGAGCTGCCGGAGGAGCGCCGTCGCCGCTATGTCGACGCCATTTCCGACACCGTCGAGCGCGCCTCCAAATTGACCGCGCAGCTGCTCGCCTTCGCGCGCCGGCAGCCGCTGAAGCCGCAGATCTTCAATGTCGGCAGCCAGGTCGAGGGCGTGGCACAGCTGGTCCGGCCCCTGGTCGGCGGCCGCATCGAGATCGCCGTCGAGATCGGCGATGCCGATTGCTTCACGGTGGCCGACATCGCCCAGTTCGAGACCGCGCTGATCAATCTCGCCATCAATGCCCGCGACGCCATGGATGGCGAAGGCCGCCTGACCATCGCGGTCCGCAAGGTTCAGGGCATCCCGAGCCTGCGCGCGCAGTCGGCGCGCGGCGGCGACTACGTCGCGATCTCGGTCGCGGACACCGGCAGTGGCATCGCGCCTGAAAACATCGACGCCATCTTCGAACCGTTCTTCACCACCAAGGAGGTCGGCAAGGGCACAGGCCTCGGCCTGAGCCAGGCCTTTGGCTTCGCAAAGCAGTCCGAGGGCGACATCGCGGTGACGAGCACGCCCGGCAAGGGTGCGACCTTCACCATCTATCTGCCGCAGGCCCAGAGCCCGGCGGCGGACAAGCAAGCCGCGGCGCTGACAAGCGAGGCGGCGACCACCGGACGCGGCTATCGCGTACTCGTGGTCGAGGACAATGACGATGTCGGTCAGTTCTCGACCGAGCTGCTCGAAGACCTCGGCTATGTCGTCCGCCGCGTCGCCAATGCCAATGCCGCGCTCGCCATCCTCGGCGAGAACGAGTTCGCGGTCGACCTCGTCTTCTCCGACGTTATCATGCCCGGCATGAACGGCGTCGAGCTTGCCGGCATCATCCGCGAGCGCTATCCGGGCCTCCCCGTCGTGCTGACCAGCGGCTACAGCAACGTTCTCGCCGAGAACGCCCATCGCGGCTTCGAGCTGATCCAGAAACCGTATTCGGTGGAATCGCTGTCGCGCATCTTGCGCAAGGCGATCACGGAGAAGCTGTCGATGGCACGGTGA